In a genomic window of Occallatibacter riparius:
- a CDS encoding DUF2062 domain-containing protein, producing the protein MLVPQSIREWFRCQVLRPLLRALRGGVRPRRMAWSLAVGMVVGINPSVGLTTLLVVLLAWAFGLSKFASLVGAHVVAPVHLLLFLPFIDLGVHLFHTRKLPMNRSQLEHLSHHPLRLLHDIWQWEWHALLVWGLVAAIAMPLLAVYLRRALIVLLRRHRTLVRSRPAVH; encoded by the coding sequence GTGCTGGTGCCGCAATCCATTCGAGAGTGGTTTCGTTGCCAGGTGCTGCGGCCACTGCTCCGTGCCTTGAGGGGCGGTGTTAGGCCGCGACGGATGGCTTGGAGCCTGGCAGTGGGTATGGTGGTCGGCATCAACCCGTCTGTAGGGCTAACCACCCTCTTGGTGGTGCTTCTGGCGTGGGCCTTTGGCCTAAGCAAGTTCGCATCCCTGGTGGGCGCGCATGTGGTGGCGCCCGTGCACCTGCTGCTGTTCCTCCCGTTCATCGATCTCGGTGTGCATCTGTTTCACACCCGCAAGCTGCCAATGAATCGCAGCCAGCTTGAGCACCTGAGCCATCATCCATTGCGGCTGCTTCACGACATCTGGCAATGGGAGTGGCATGCGCTGCTCGTTTGGGGATTGGTGGCTGCAATTGCAATGCCGCTGCTGGCCGTGTATCTGCGCCGCGCACTCATTGTGCTACTGCGAAGACACAGGACGCTGGTGCGCTCACGACCAGCAGTCCACTGA
- a CDS encoding CPCC family cysteine-rich protein, whose product MLYRCPCCGCRTLAAPESLQLCPVCWWEDDGQEDADAAEVRLTVNGALSLNDARTHYRECGAAHPRFLPYVRKPLASEQ is encoded by the coding sequence ATGCTCTATCGCTGCCCGTGCTGCGGGTGCCGGACGCTGGCCGCGCCGGAGAGCTTGCAACTGTGTCCGGTTTGCTGGTGGGAGGACGATGGCCAGGAGGACGCGGACGCCGCGGAGGTTCGGTTGACGGTGAACGGAGCGCTCAGCCTGAACGACGCGCGGACTCATTACCGGGAATGTGGCGCGGCGCACCCCCGATTCCTACCTTATGTAAGAAAACCGCTGGCATCGGAACAGTAA
- the pheA gene encoding prephenate dehydratase gives MKIAIQGEPGSFSHEAALKLVPGATIVPTSLSADVFAAVSDGSVDAAVIPIENSLAGSVLEHFDLLLNHDVQVERETLLRIRHNLIGMPGTTVEDIGRVFSHPVALAQCRRFLAEHPDMESFAYYDTAGSVKQLMELRDRHAGGIASAAAAKYYGAQILAADIEDNPENYTRFFQIRRTSEATADPEANKISIAFSVENRPGSLVAALSELSRLGTNLTKIESRPVHGKPWEYIFYVDCQLRERAEADRAVAVLKPHCAMVKSLGCYGEARQ, from the coding sequence ATGAAGATCGCCATTCAGGGAGAACCCGGCTCGTTCAGTCACGAAGCTGCGCTGAAGCTCGTGCCGGGCGCGACCATCGTTCCCACTTCCCTTTCCGCGGACGTGTTTGCGGCAGTTTCAGACGGCAGCGTGGATGCGGCGGTGATCCCGATCGAGAACAGCCTGGCGGGGTCGGTGCTGGAGCACTTCGACCTTCTGCTGAATCACGATGTGCAGGTGGAGCGCGAGACGCTGCTGCGGATTCGCCACAACCTGATCGGCATGCCGGGAACCACGGTGGAGGACATCGGACGCGTCTTCTCGCACCCGGTGGCGCTGGCCCAGTGCCGCCGCTTCCTGGCTGAGCATCCTGACATGGAGTCGTTTGCCTATTACGACACGGCGGGCAGCGTGAAGCAGTTGATGGAGCTGCGGGACCGGCATGCGGGCGGCATTGCCAGCGCCGCCGCTGCGAAGTACTACGGCGCGCAGATTCTGGCCGCCGATATTGAGGACAATCCCGAGAACTACACGCGGTTCTTTCAGATCCGCCGCACGAGCGAGGCAACGGCCGATCCGGAGGCGAACAAGATCAGCATCGCGTTCAGTGTGGAGAACCGGCCCGGGTCGCTGGTGGCCGCGCTCTCGGAGCTGTCGAGGCTGGGCACCAATCTGACCAAGATCGAGTCGCGGCCGGTGCACGGCAAGCCGTGGGAGTACATCTTCTATGTGGACTGCCAGTTGCGGGAGCGCGCGGAGGCCGACCGCGCGGTGGCAGTGCTCAAGCCGCATTGCGCGATGGTGAAGTCGCTCGGGTGCTATGGCGAAGCGCGGCAGTAG
- a CDS encoding VWA domain-containing protein translates to MPAPSPGQSASTSQEPEFRKQVDEVSIDLTVHNKKRKPILDLKPEDLAIADNGTPVKLTELHLVRGNSARGHLVTLVFDPFSGAVAREARVDAQKILKLFPEKEYEFAVLDLGGRLRLLQPFTTDRKLVDSAIAVETDSHPITLTTTLSLDVNITRDTADSKRSAFAGAAEKNLIAVARTGVDASGRNAGTIEKQRAQMLLSALQNAQKITQEQHTYRSLAGLQALVESQERAPERKALIYFTRNRQMDSSAQQMITKVAAAATRAGVTIYIVDLDAMNDAHSYEMSNAEGNAMPRFVPGKDKIGCGSGGCEYVQRLQQEYGEPIHGDPSTSGYVWKSKHDIMVMTDFQRQSGDYAMFAYKKNPMIALSEISGGLYLDPQNGFKKGLLQLSEELTTYYEATYTPPKHDSDGSYRTISISPVRKDLRVQSKAGYFAVAPGEEQGLRPFERPMLKLLDTNESPADVPFHATVLRFGEMTEGNTSTLAIAVPVKTLDFQRNEQDHLYSAHICLEARVRDSHGVEVERVGDDITSRGALESVDRDGTAAITLDRHFISAPGPYMLEVAVVDRMNGKVGVQRIPFEIPGPEKAGISDIVLVKKTDQIASDDQDSVEPLRYESSRITPNISGELAPGAKGLSLFLVLHPEAAAKGDPTLEMQVIHNGKAGRRIPLPLRSGLAGAALPYMASFGQNALAPGDYKVIAYLKQGDNLTEKQVQFHVGQNGLGNQPETEAGSVQATVASLDPSAGIVSGGAGQLAITPLDNPTAPLAPEAAKQLIEDARERALSYRDSLPNFMCVEVTNRSDDPGASGRWKLHDSLVEVLKYRDKQETRTTIELNGKRSTVDRQAMRGSLSAGEFGGVLQAIFSQPAQAEFKWKSTEALGTGTVQVFDYNVSPAHSNFTVTASNGRETKPGFHGQVYIDSATRSVRRVSLIADELPKNFPTHATRIDVDYDYVAISDRDYLVPVSAEMRLIQGRHSAVLNTMEFRNYRRFGSTMRMVNYTPLDPKPDQK, encoded by the coding sequence TTGCCCGCGCCATCCCCGGGGCAATCGGCCTCCACGTCCCAGGAGCCCGAATTCCGCAAACAGGTAGACGAAGTCTCCATCGACCTCACCGTCCACAACAAAAAGCGCAAGCCCATCCTCGACCTCAAGCCGGAAGACCTCGCCATCGCCGATAACGGCACGCCCGTAAAACTGACTGAACTCCACCTGGTTCGCGGGAACTCAGCCCGAGGCCACCTGGTCACGCTGGTCTTCGATCCATTCTCCGGAGCAGTGGCCCGAGAAGCCCGCGTTGACGCGCAGAAGATCCTCAAGCTCTTCCCCGAGAAGGAATACGAATTTGCCGTCCTCGATCTCGGCGGAAGGCTGCGTCTCCTCCAGCCCTTCACGACCGACAGAAAACTCGTAGACAGCGCAATCGCGGTGGAGACCGATAGCCATCCCATCACTCTCACCACAACCCTCAGCCTCGATGTAAACATCACGCGAGACACCGCCGATAGCAAGCGCTCGGCATTCGCCGGGGCCGCCGAAAAGAACCTGATTGCCGTAGCGCGCACCGGCGTCGATGCCTCGGGCCGCAACGCCGGCACAATCGAGAAGCAGCGCGCCCAGATGCTCCTCTCCGCCCTGCAGAACGCGCAGAAAATCACCCAGGAACAGCACACCTACCGATCCCTCGCCGGACTGCAGGCGCTGGTCGAGTCGCAGGAGCGCGCACCGGAGCGGAAGGCCCTCATCTACTTCACCCGCAACCGGCAGATGGACTCCTCCGCCCAGCAGATGATCACCAAGGTCGCGGCCGCCGCCACCCGCGCCGGCGTAACCATCTACATCGTGGATCTCGACGCCATGAACGACGCCCACTCCTACGAAATGTCCAACGCAGAAGGCAATGCGATGCCGCGTTTCGTCCCTGGAAAGGATAAGATCGGCTGCGGATCGGGAGGCTGCGAGTATGTCCAACGCCTGCAGCAGGAGTATGGCGAACCCATCCACGGCGATCCTTCGACCTCCGGATACGTCTGGAAGAGCAAGCACGACATCATGGTCATGACCGACTTCCAGCGCCAGTCCGGCGACTACGCCATGTTCGCCTACAAGAAGAATCCGATGATCGCGCTCTCGGAAATCTCCGGCGGCCTCTACCTCGACCCGCAGAATGGGTTCAAGAAGGGCCTCCTTCAGCTCAGCGAAGAGCTCACGACCTACTACGAAGCCACCTACACACCACCCAAACACGACTCCGACGGAAGCTATCGCACCATCAGCATCAGCCCCGTGCGCAAAGATCTGCGCGTGCAATCGAAAGCCGGATATTTCGCCGTCGCACCTGGTGAAGAGCAGGGACTTCGCCCGTTCGAACGCCCGATGCTGAAACTGCTGGACACAAACGAGTCGCCTGCAGATGTACCCTTCCACGCCACGGTCTTGCGCTTTGGCGAGATGACCGAGGGCAACACCAGCACCCTCGCCATCGCGGTGCCTGTAAAGACCCTGGATTTCCAGCGCAACGAGCAGGACCACCTCTATTCCGCGCACATCTGCCTTGAGGCGCGGGTGCGCGACAGCCACGGCGTCGAAGTCGAGCGCGTGGGCGACGACATCACCAGCCGCGGCGCTCTCGAGTCTGTCGACCGCGATGGCACCGCGGCGATCACGCTCGACCGTCACTTCATCTCCGCACCCGGCCCCTACATGCTTGAGGTCGCGGTCGTCGATCGCATGAACGGCAAGGTCGGAGTGCAGCGCATCCCCTTTGAAATTCCCGGCCCGGAGAAGGCCGGCATCAGCGACATCGTCCTCGTAAAGAAGACCGATCAAATCGCCAGCGACGATCAGGACTCGGTGGAACCGCTGCGCTACGAGAGCAGCAGGATCACGCCGAACATCTCCGGCGAACTCGCGCCCGGTGCCAAAGGCCTGAGCCTCTTCCTGGTGCTCCATCCTGAAGCTGCCGCGAAGGGAGATCCAACGCTTGAAATGCAGGTCATCCACAACGGCAAAGCCGGCCGCCGAATCCCGCTCCCTCTGCGCTCCGGGCTCGCTGGCGCGGCTCTGCCTTACATGGCCAGCTTCGGGCAGAACGCGCTCGCTCCCGGCGACTACAAGGTCATCGCTTATCTCAAGCAGGGCGACAACCTCACCGAGAAGCAGGTCCAATTCCACGTCGGCCAGAACGGCCTCGGCAATCAGCCCGAAACCGAAGCAGGCTCGGTGCAGGCTACCGTGGCCTCCCTCGATCCCTCCGCTGGCATCGTTTCAGGCGGCGCAGGTCAACTGGCCATCACGCCCCTCGACAATCCCACAGCCCCGCTCGCACCAGAAGCAGCAAAGCAGTTGATTGAGGATGCGCGCGAACGAGCCCTGAGCTACCGCGACTCCCTGCCGAACTTCATGTGCGTCGAAGTCACCAACCGCTCCGACGACCCCGGCGCCAGCGGCCGATGGAAGCTGCATGACAGCCTCGTCGAGGTCCTCAAGTATCGCGACAAGCAGGAAACCCGCACCACCATCGAACTGAACGGAAAGCGCAGCACCGTAGACCGTCAGGCCATGCGCGGATCGCTCTCAGCCGGCGAGTTCGGCGGCGTTCTGCAGGCCATCTTCTCGCAGCCCGCGCAGGCCGAGTTCAAGTGGAAATCCACCGAGGCGCTTGGCACCGGCACCGTTCAGGTCTTCGATTACAACGTCTCGCCCGCCCACTCCAACTTCACCGTAACGGCATCGAACGGCCGCGAGACCAAGCCCGGCTTCCATGGCCAGGTTTACATCGACAGCGCCACCCGCAGCGTCCGCCGCGTGAGCCTCATTGCCGACGAGCTGCCGAAAAACTTCCCCACCCATGCCACGCGCATCGACGTCGACTACGACTATGTCGCCATCAGCGATCGCGACTACCTCGTTCCCGTGAGCGCGGAGATGCGCCTCATCCAAGGCAGGCACAGTGCAGTGCTCAACACAATGGAGTTCCGCAACTACCGCCGCTTCGGTTCCACCATGCGCATGGTTAACTACACGCCGCTTGATCCGAAGCCAGATCAGAAGTAG